Sequence from the Psilocybe cubensis strain MGC-MH-2018 chromosome 10, whole genome shotgun sequence genome:
TCATGAACTAACGCGGTGAGAAGCCAATTCCAAGTCCGAATGACAGCATAGCAGGAAGAGGCGTACCCGTGGAAGTTGGAGGGAGTGCAAGCCAGGCATAACACGCCAGTGTAAGGACAGAGGAGAGAAGCAGGAGGCGGTGGACGATAGAGCGCTTTTTTACCCGGTCTGTTATGTATCCACACTTTCAGAAGTCCCGGGAGGAGTTCAAGTAAGGATATGATTGTTGATTAAGAGAAGGTGATGCTCACGATAGGATATAAGAATGCACTTCCCGCCAGTAGAAATGATGATTGCTCGGCTGCCTTGCCCTCAGATAGGCCGTAACGGTGTTCAATAATGTTTCTTGATCGTTATGTCTTCAGTTTTTATAACCTTTCTGGGACACGGGCAGCGACACTCACGGAGCAAGATGGGGAAACGGGGTCCAGATGAATCCGCAGAATATGTTGATACCAATATATAGCCAGAATATATCCCCCATGCTTAGCAGATCTCTGAGTTGTACCTTCCTCTTTGAGGTCACGTCATGCAATGCCTCTTGCTCTGAGAGTCGTCCCGAATTGTCTGCTTCAGCGCCGATTTCCCCAGCAATCCACTTTTCATACCACAAGTACAATAGGTTAACGGTGAAAGAGAACCCTGCCAAGAATGTTGAGGCAAAGAATGGTGCGTGTGGGCTCCATtgggaaagaggaaaagagacGCGTGCCGATATGAATGATGCACTTTTGCCTGCTACCAGCCCAAGTGCAAGGGATAGCCCTAGCCCATGATCTTTAAAATAACGTACAATGATGGTTTCTTGCACGACAGCGAGCGGGGAGATTCCCAATCCAAAGATAAACATCCCGAATACCATGGTCTTCACGGACCCGGAGAGTTCACCAAGCAACAGAATAAGCTGACCGGTGAGGATGATGGACGTTGCTATAATGCTACTAAGGGAAGTCCCAAGTCTTGCTGCGAACAGACCGCCAACTTTGGAAGCAAAAGCTGGTGGTGAGCGGGTAATCTTCTATATAAGCCGCCAACGAACCTAAGGGTGTCCATGTGCTGTTGAGCGCGAATGCTGCAATCAATAGCCCAAATTGGCCATTAGTAGTTCCCTTCTCCCTAGAGAGCTGTGATTTCAGAGGACCAAGTGTATTCTGCCCACTGAAAGGAATAAGAACAGTTAGCTCCATGAAGTCCTTACTGAATCAGTAGACACTTACAAATGACTTCCAATACTCAACGAACACGCACACACCAATGCCAAACCTCTCAGCAGAGCAACTCTTCTAGAGCTGGGGGAAACCATAGCCTCAACGTGTAGTTAAGCCCTACGGTTCCTCCCTTGATGTATCGGTGGCCAGTGGTACGTTGCCCC
This genomic interval carries:
- a CDS encoding Major facilitator superfamily domain-containing protein 1, which codes for MVSPSSRRVALLRGLALVCACSLSIGSHFGQNTLGPLKSQLSREKGTTNGQFGLLIAAFALNSTWTPLVGGLFAARLGTSLSSIIATSIILTGQLILLLGELSGSVKTMVFGMFIFGLGISPLAVVQETIIVRYFKDHGLGLSLALGLVAGKSASFISARVSFPLSQWSPHAPFFASTFLAGFSFTVNLLYLWYEKWIAGEIGAEADNSGRLSEQEALHDVTSKRKVQLRDLLSMGDIFWLYIGINIFCGFIWTPFPHLAPNIIEHRYGLSEGKAAEQSSFLLAGSAFLYPICGYITDRVKKRSIVHRLLLLSSVLTLACYAWLALPPTSTGTPLPAMLSFGLGIGFSPLLLVIIVPHLVPLQYVSTALGAHKSIESSGSTIMQTLAGLALDSKSRTSSASIQKVINAFLTLNIIQMIGVFSMMKFDQFRQQLLVEQLPQYEQYEALPEDDNVEPNSLEVSQELQPLDSRRPKRSHDMIVSPAERARGKVFFVTSALLIAGTWLLFMTSAGIEFWSAKT